From the genome of Leishmania braziliensis MHOM/BR/75/M2904 complete genome, chromosome 26, one region includes:
- a CDS encoding pseudouridylate synthase-like protein: MRDRGARRRPDPRRMMVGKAPKDQVHIGLCLLYSGSGFRGLQIQVHAPTCHTVEGMLIQALKDTGIIADVVRGRPAGEHHHFARSCRTDRGVHAIRNMVSLFVPKEVFDKVGQSGGICERLNRRLPATVRVASVMQLSGSFIPRHCCNRRVYRYMLPLYALLPPCDTWAAVEKYYSGCLAYVQTLAKEAVAAQRTQHGVPYVDLEKMSAAEPSADGQASQSSWLRHLQASTNRCNQLLRSHFTGSRRYHNFSVDIDSNRSGVSAKVIQPASDEALRVIYRSEVCPRLFFFPCSIQGGAGDEAPVLLHGESRKEYDMNLLRYPPPTSALMDGANGDSPVASATTVSSGSSTTPTTCLPPTTTVLPFLIFQIEGESFLLNMIRKVIGSLLAVCRGARESILEEALSPERRVTTPLAPGPYLYLAQSTYHGYDRSIGGANCSGPPGRLTRVQDAWGGAVSEAAELFAFHNIAADIVDVDLNAMPPLDDILAARDRALSASRPHTVVEDAHLIEMREYRSVLPTRTPWPVSSEMTVFLRLLRVHNWSVRPIQLDPDCKALREIRNRKERAAASSIAAAASPGAEAVEASEVDGNDTKTREATEEQAAAPIDDLSKVPSEGGGKGSVPEIGEDGWVYVAGTPNEASAQRQAYFARCWKRARPWEYDDETAKSLTGGKHVRIEGDVEVGDDSVAP; this comes from the coding sequence ATGAGGGATAGGGGGGCTCGAAGGCGACCGGACCCGCGCCGCATGATGGTCGGTAAGGCGCCAAAGGATCAGGTGCACATTGGGCTGTGCCTCCTTTACAGCGGAAGTGGATTTCGTGGGTTGCAGATTCAGGTCCATGCCCCCACGTGCCACACCGTCGAGGGTATGCTCATTCAAGCACTGAAGGACACCGGAATCATCGCCGATGTTGTCCGCGGACGGCCTGCcggcgagcaccaccactTTGCCCGCTCGTGTCGCACCGACCGCGGCGTTCACGCGATCCGAAATATGGTCTCCCTATTCGTACCCAAAGAAGTGTTTGACAAAGTCGGACAGTCGGGCGGCATCTGTGAGAGGCTCAATAGGCGGCTGCCGGCCACGGTCCGCGTCGCGAGCGTTATGCAGCTCTCCGGCAGCTTCATCCCACGTCACTGCTGCAACCGGCGGGTGTACCGTTATATGCTCCCGCTCTATGCGCTCTTGCCCCCGTGTGACACAtgggcagcagtggagaagTACTACTCCGGCTGCCTTGCCTACGTGCAAACActggcgaaggaggcggtggcagctCAACGAACTCAGCACGGTGTCCCGTACGTTGACTTAGAGAAGATGAGCGCAGCGGAACCCTCCGCTGATGGGCAGGCATCGCAGTCGTCGTGGCTGCGGCACCTGCAGGCGAGCACAAATCGGTGCAACCAGTTGCTGCGCTCGCACTTTACAGGCTCCCGCCGGTACCACAACTTCTCCGTCGACATCGACTCGAACCGCTCTGGTGTGAGCGCGAAGGTCATTCAGCCAGCAAGCGACGAGGCACTACGCGTCATCTACCGCAGCGAAGTGTGTCCGCGGCTGTTCTTCTTTCCTTGCTCCATCCAAGGCGGAGCTGGTGACGAGGCTCCAGTGCTGCTTCACGGCGAGAGCCGGAAGGAGTATGACATGAACCTCCTCCGGTATCCACCACCAACGTCTGCTTTGATGGATGGTGCGAACGGCGACAGCCCCGTGGCCTCCGCGACGACGGtctccagcggcagcagcaccacccccaccacgTGCCTGCCACCCACCACGACAGTACTGCCGTTCCTTATCTTTCAAATTGAAGGCGAGTCGTTTCTACTCAATATGATACGCAAGGTGATTGGCTCGCTGCTGGCCGTGTGCCGCGGCGCTCGCGAGTCTATCCTTGAAGAGGCACTTTCGCCTGAGCGGCGCGTCACCACCCCGCTGGCGCCGGGACCATACCTGTACCTTGCTCAGTCCACCTACCACGGGTATGACCGCTCCATCGGTGGCGCCAACTGTTCAGGGCCACCTGGCCGCCTCACAAGGGTGCAGGACGCGTGGGGCGGCGCCGTTAGTGAAGCGGCGGAGTTGTTTGCATTCCACAACATTGCAGCAGACATTGTGGACGTGGATTTGAACGCGATGCCGCCACTGGATGACATTCTCGCGGCGCGCGATCGTGCGTTGAGTGCGAGTCGGCCGCACACCGTCGTCGAGGACGCGCACCTCATCGAGATGAGGGAGTACAGGTCAGTGCTTCCGACTCGCACTCCGTGGCCCGTCAGTAGTGAAATGACGGTGTTCCTGCGGCTACTGCGTGTCCACAACTGGAGTGTGCGGCCTATCCAGCTAGACCCCGACTGCAAGGCGCTGCGTGAAATCAGGAATAGAAAAGAGCGGGCAGCTGCCTCCTccattgccgctgccgcatcaCCGGGGGCCGAGGCAGTCGAGGCGAGCGAGGTGGATGGAAACGATACCAAGACGAGAGAGGCCActgaggagcaggcggcTGCGCCTATCGATGACTTATCGAAAGTACCCAGTGAAGGTGGTGGTAAGGGCAGTGTGCCCGAGATTGGCGAGGATGGTTGGGTGTACGTGGCAGGTACCCCCAATGAGGCATCAGCGCAGCGCCAAGCCTACTTTGCACGCTGTTGGAAGCGGGCTCGTCCCTGGGAGTACGACGACGAGACGGCGAAGTCCTTGACGGGAGGCAAACATGTCCGCATCGAGGGCGACGTCGAAGTTGGCGACGACAGTGTGGCACCCTGA
- a CDS encoding nucleotide binding protein-like protein — MGSTGLLQVKNIILVLSGKGGVGKSTVACQLALALTHVHGKQVGLLDVDICGPSVPKICGLEGCDVYREEKGWIPVSLQANTAASASPGAFPDATVRSGDLKVMSIAYLLPSDKDAVVWRGPKKDAMIKQFLTDVSWGPLDYLIIDTPPGTSDEHLTLCEVLRNFHPSGAVVVTTPQDVSTDDVKKELSLCYRLELRCLGIVENMSGFACPYCAHCTDIFSKGGGRRLAELYEVPFLGAIPIDPNLSLAEDMGRAFVKEAPSQTVEAVKAVIDAILQQVERARA, encoded by the coding sequence atggGGTCCACAGGGCTTCTCCAGGTGAAGAACATCATTCTCGTTCTcagtgggaaggggggcgtGGGTAAATCGACTGTGGCGTGCCAGCTTGCCCTCGCGCTGACGCATGTGCACGGCAAGCAGGTGGGTCTGCTAGATGTGGACATATGCGGCCCAAGTGTACCCAAGATATGCGGCCTCGAAGGGTGCGACGTGtacagagaggagaaggggtggATACCTGTGTCATTGCAAGCGAACACAGCTGCCTCCGCCAGTCCTGGTGCCTTTCCTGACGCGACGGTGCGATCAGGGGACTTAAAGGTCATGTCCATCGCCTACTTGCTTCCGAGCGATAAGGACGCGGTGGTGTGGCGCGGCCCAAAGAAGGACGCCATGATCAAGCAGTTTTTGACAGATGTAAGCTGGGGCCCACTAGACTACCTCATCATCGACACCCCGCCCGGCACGAGTGACGAGCACCTGACGCTGTGTGAGGTGCTGCGTAACTTCCATCCTTCCGGGGCAGTCGTTGTAACCACCCCGCAGGACGTCTCCACCGACGACGTGAAGAAGGAGCTGTCCCTCTGCTACAGGTTAGAGCTGCGGTGCCTCGGCATCGTTGAGAACATGTCTGGCTTTGCCTGCCCATACTGTGCGCACTGCACTGACATCTTCTCAAAGGGCGGTGGAAGGAGACTGGCCGAGCTGTACGAGGTGCCGTTCCTCGGTGCGATACCGATTGATCCGAACCTGTCGCTAGCGGAGGACATGGGACGGGCCTTCGTGAAGGAGGCACCGTCACAGACcgtggaggcggtgaaggCGGTCATCGATGCAATTCTTCAGCAGGTCGAGCGTGCTAGAGCGTAA
- a CDS encoding putative ATPase subunit 9 produces the protein MMRRVISQPVTRHAVSASSALVVAPRQASTVAISVQGLHYVGTGLAAIALAGVGMGIGTIFGSLLMSCARQPNLTKMLFNYAILGFALTEAIGLFALMLAFLMLFS, from the coding sequence ATGATGCGCCGTGTCATTTCTCAGCCCGTCACCCGCCACGCGGTCTCCGCGTCCAGCGCGCTCGTGGTGGCACCCCGCCAGGCTTCCACTGTCGCTATTTCCGTCCAGGGGCTGCACTACGTTGGCACCGGTCTCGCCGCCATTGCTCTCGCTGGTGTCGGCATGGGTATTGGTACCATCTTTGGCTCCCTGCTGATGTCCTGCGCTCGCCAGCCCAACTTGACCAAAATGCTCTTCAACTACGCCATTCTCGGTTTCGCCCTGACGGAGGCCATTGGCCTGTTCGCGCTGATGCTCGCCTTTCTCATGCTCTTCTCGTAG